CGCGCCGTAGGAGCGCAACAGTTCGCCCTGTAATAATTCGTTTTCTTCTTTGAGACGTGTTAAAATAATTTCCTGTCGTATTTTTTCAACAAGCCTGCCGACGCGAAAACGTAATTCTTCCGGTGAAAACGGTTTTGTGAGAAAATCGGCAGCGCCTTTTCGCATGGCATGTACAGCCGTATCGACCGTACCAAAGGCTGAAACAACCATAACGGCAGTTTGCGGTTGAATCGTTTTTACCTGTTCTAAGACGTCCATGCCCGACATGCCATCCATTTTCAAATCCGTGATGACCAAAGGTAACGGCTTTTGTTTAAAAAATTTTAACGCACTCTCCCCATCGGAAAAGGCATGGACTTCAAACCCTTCGCGGCGTAAACTTTCAACCAATCCCATGCGCATGGAAGCGTTATCTTCAACTATCATTATTTTCATGGATTCCATCATACGTCAAATCGTTTGTTTAAGTCGCATAGTCACGGAGCAACCCGCTTCAAGACGGCTTTCGATATGTATCGTGGCGCCGTTGACGGCACAAAGCTTCTTACATATCGCAAGTCCTAATCCGTTACCATGTCCGCTTCGCGTAAAAAAAGGTTCAAAAACCTGAGGTAGCCATTTTTGATCAATCCCCTTACCGTTATCACGAATTGATAAATGAATATAAGAGTCGTGCATTTCGGATACCACTTCGATTTTTCCATACATTTCAAGCGCATCAATAGCATTTGAAAACAGATTGAGCATAATCTGGCGAAAATGCTGAGGGTCAAAATAAATCTCAGGTACACTTAAGTTGTAATTAATTTTAATTTTTTTGTTTTTTATTTCGTTCAAAAGTAATTGCTCCACTTCGGCACACAACGACCTGATGTCTATAAGTTGGCCTATAGCTTGTGCCGGGCGGCCGAATTCTAAATATTGGTGAACAAGATTTTTAAGGCCTGAAACTTCCTTTCTTATTTGCCGGATATACGCGCTTTGTTGCGACTCAGGCGGCATATCCTCGTAAACCAAGCCGGCCATCAGTTCAATACCCCCCAACGGATTTCTTATTTCATGCGCGATTTGCGCCAACAGTTCCTCTTTTTCTTTGTGACGGCCTTGTATATCCGTGCGCATTTGCTCCATAGCTGTGGCCAACGAAGCCAATTCGCCTTTGACATGTTTAGGCGCTTCCGTATCCCATTCCCCGCGTCCCAACGAACGGCTGAACCGCACCATTTGATCGATCGGCTTAGTAATCGTTTTAGCCAGCCAAAAACTTCCAAACAAAGTAAATACTAAAGCCGTTCCGCTTATGAACCAAAACACAAAGGACAAGTTTTCAATGTACATCAATTGATCGGCCTTTGCACGTACACCGGCCCAATATTCATCATCGATTCTGCAAAACCCCCACATATACCATTCGTTGTCATTACCCAAAAAGGGTAAAGTCGTCGAAGTTTCGCCCGGAGTTAATCGTTCAATTTCAGATTGACTGAGCAGTAATGTAGGATCCGGATGGATATAGTCGGATTCATCATCACTCGTCATCACAATTCGCAATGTCGCATCAAAAATAAAAGCGCTTGCCAGTTCGTGCCCTTCTTTTTTCTTCTTTAGATATCGCTTGTAAAATTGTGTGGCTACAGAGTTTTCCGAATGGGGTTGGACAAATTTTAAATTTCCCATATCCATATCCGTTGCGATCGCTTTGGCGGACATACGCACCTGACGGCTTAATTGATCCAGATAAACTTCTCTGACTGCTACGTAACTAAAACGCGAAAGCACGATGATGAGAATCATCGTGATTACGCTGAAAAGAACCCCGATCCGAGTACGCATCGTCCATCGGAATGTCATAAGCTTTTTTACTTAAAGTTGCTCCTTTTGCGTATTAATTGCAACAGCCGCACACTTGTTTTAAAAATACACCCGCCCGGGTTATGAGGAGGGAGAGGGTTTATAAAATTCCCGGGCGAGTGCTCTTCATTACCGCACCTGCAAAATTTGCAGGCCGTCTATATTTACTTGGCTAAAAGCTATACCACCGCAAAATACTTCCAATTTCAAATTTTCACCGTCCCGCATTTCAAATTCTTCAGACTCATACAGTTTCCACTCACCGCTTTCGACGGACAAATCAATCCGACTTGGATTTTCTGAATCCGACGCCGTAAGCGAAAATAAAGCGTTGCTGGCACTATTTTCTTCCATACGTGCCCACATTCGTAAACGATAGAAACCCGAAGCGACAACCTGTTTTTCAAAAACTGCTGCAGGTTGAATACATCCGGCCCCCACGGCCATACTGTATTCGCCCGCACCAGGCGCCGCTTTATTGATACGTTGACTTTCGTTGACGTTTTTCCATGCTTTGAGGTCATTTTTTGATTCAAATGACGTTTCATAAAAGAGTCCTGAATCCTTTTCACTGCAAGATACGACTGCAATAAAAAGTATTGAGAGGATACCTGCCCGCGTTATTTGCATGAAATCACTCTCCTTTCTAAATAATAATTTGAGATAACTGTACATACTTATAATAATTTAGATCACGATATTAATTGCTTGTCTCAATCAAATTTTGAATCGAATCGCAAGGCATTGATATTTCAAAATCTTCTCCGTCCGTCAAAATGTGGATGCCTTCTTTGGTAAACAATGTTTTGCCTCTGAATTCATAATCTTTGAACGTCTGATTAGGAACGTCTTTAAGTTTTGACTGATAAAACACTCTTTCTATTTCAGGTTCTATGGTAAAAGCTCCAGGCATCGCATCTTGCGTCATAGTACATTCAAAGTATCCGCTGTTAGGCACGCAGCTCTGTTCGCTCAGCACGACGTTTTGAACAATATCGCGATAGGTAAATTTGACAACCGTATCCGGGGAAAATTGATATTGAAAGTGACTTATTGTTGATCCGCTATAATACAGTTCGCCAACCGTGCCCGGATCTGAATAATTTTTGATACCTTTTATTGTATATTTGACTGTCCCCTCCACGTCATAAGCCTTTGTACCGGAACCGATGGGGTGATTATTTTTATAATTAAACTCAAAATACATGACATTGCTCTTGGATGTCGGATTGCCTTCCTGATCGGGCGATTCATATCGGTATTGTAATTCATAGCTTCGATTGGATTTTTCAAAACGAACAGACCAATATTGAGTTTGACGATTATACCGCAATGAATCTTTCATAGATGATTCCCCTTCAAAGCGAAAACCCCAAGGAGATAATATGAACAAACCCGGTAAATCAGCTATCTCCCTTTGAGCAAGGTAAGAAGCGTTATTTAATTGTACCAAACTATTGCTTAGCATTGCACGACCTTGTGTCTCGACAATATCATTTAATTCTTCGCGGCTCATTTTTTTTTCTGATGCGTCATAACATGAAATCAAATTCAACGAAATGAACAAAAGACCGAATATTTTTGTCACTCTACGCAAAACGAACACATCACTTTCTTATTCACCACAGATTAAAAGTTGGTCATTATCAAATTCTACTTGTCTCATAGCTGTAACCACTTCACCGAAACGAACATACAGCGTATCATTACTCACTTCAAAGGAACCGAGACAAATGTCACCCGGCATTTTTATAGGTGCGCATATTTTTCCCTTCAATCTTTCCGTCTCTGAGTACGGATAGTATGTATACTCGTAACAATCCGAAGGTTGCTCTTTTAACCAATAATGATAAGTCCCGTTTTCAAAATATACTCGCTCCTCTTTTGACAGTATGACGCTTACTGTTTGCCATTGTGAGCCATCTATTCCCGGTTCCTTTTTGGAGTCACAGCCGAATACCGAAATTGTAAGCACAAATAGTATTGTTAACGTTTTATGATACACCACTTATTCTTTCACAATAAGTTAATACTCTAAACGCTCAACCTTTTTTAACGATAGAATTGGCGCCGCTGCATGAATGCATACAGATTCTTTATTGATATGGCCTGTAAATTTTACCACGATACCGTCTTTTTTATATTCATCCGGTAAATCATGCACATCAAAAATTTTGTTATCACTGGTTATCAGTTCGAAATAACCACCTTCAACGGTCACATACTTTATGTAGCCGACGCCCGATATCTTTTCGTCGGAACCGAACAACGCTTTATCGTTTTCGGATGTGCCAATATTCGCGCCTTCCGAACACGCCATTAAGAGAAATAAGGTTGTTAATATGTTTAACTTGATCAGCATCGAAGTTAAATAGATTAGTATGACGAAATGTTGAATAATAAAGCTACAAACTTAGTGCCAATGAGGGACAAAAATGAAGTCGAGTAAATCAATAAAAAACAATATGGCGAGTTTTGTTTTTACTCGATTTTCAGTTCTCGGTTATCAGAAAACCGATACTATAGCGGATATTTGATAAGAAATAGGGATTTGATATGATTTGAAAAGAGTCAGGTTGGGATATTTAATTTACAAATTACAAAACACTTTCATGTTGCGCAGATATCTTAGCGGCTTCCCATCCGATGATCGCCGTTTTACGGGTTGTACCCCACATATAGCCGCCAAAGTTTCCTGAAGACTGAATCACTCTGTGGCATGGTATCAAATATGCAACGGGATTACTGCCAATCGCTGTACCCACGGCACGCGAAGCTTTCGGCTTACGAATTTCTTTAGCAATGGTATTATATGTAGTCAACTTTCCGAAGGGAATTTTTAACAACGCTTCCCATACTTTGAGCTGAAACTCGCTTCCTTTTAAATGTAAATTGATCGAATGATTTTCAGGCGCTGTTGCATTAAAAATATTCAGCGCGTTTTTATGAAACGAATCCTTCTTGTGATGATATGTGGCATTAGGAAAATGTGACACTAATTGCGATAACGCTGATTTGGGGTCATCGGAGAACATCATGTAACACAGGCCTTTGGACGTAGAGGCTGAAAGTATGTCACCAAAAGGACTTTCTGAAAAGCTATAGTTTATTTCGAGATTTTCTCCTCCATTTTTATATTCTCCGGGCGTCATACCTTCGATATTAACAAAAAGGTCATGCAAGCGGCTTGTTCCCGATAATCCGCTTTCCATAGCGGCATCCATCAAACTAATTTTACCATCTTTCAAAATACTTTTTGCATAATCTATCGTTGTAAACTGTAAAAACTTTTTGGGACTTACCCCGGCCCATGCCGTAAACAAACGTTGAAAATGAAACGGGCTTACATGTACTTTTTTAGCCACGTCATCCAAATCAGGTTGTTCTTTGAAATTAACCCTGATATATTCGATCGCTTCAGCTATTCTTTTGTAATTTATCTGTTCTTGAACTTCCATATCCATCTCCTTTTTTAGGATAAAGATACTATCTCAAAACTCGCCGCAAAACCCGATTCTTGCTATTTTTGGGTCAAAGTAAGTCATTCTGAAATCATTATTCATTGTGAATCAAAACCGACGTCATCGTCAAAGACCCGGCAACCGGTTTGTCATTAAAAAAACTTATTTTTTCATCCGGTTTCTGTAACGCCAGAATATACAGTAGAGGCAAAAAATGATCCGGCGTCGGTATGGCCATATCAAAAGCACGCCCCATTTTATCGTAGTGTATGAGAGCACTATGATCGTTTGTAAGGATTTTTTGCTTCATGGTTTCATTCGCTTCGATGGCCCAATCATAACCATAAGCCGTATCATTGAGTTTATCCCAAGCAACCATACGCAGATTATGTACCATATTTCCGCTCCCCACGATCAAAATGCCTTTCTGCCTTAAAACGTGGAGTTCTTTAGCTAATTCGTAGTGGTATTCAGCGTGTTGATAATGGTCAAGGCTCATTTGTATGATCGGTATGTCAGCATTCGGATATAAATGTTTGACCACGCTCCAGCATCCATGATCCAATCCCCATTGTCCATGATCCAAGCCGACTTTGGTTTTGGTTATGATGGATTGTGTTTCTAAGGCTAAATCCGGACTACCGGGTGCGGGATATTCTACTTCATACAACGATTTTGGAAATCCACCGAAGTCGTGAATCGTTTTGGGTTTGTCCATGGCCGTCACATAGGTTCCCCGCGTTTCCCAATGGGCTGAAATGCACAAAATTGCCTTAGGCTTTGGTAATAGTTCTCCTATTCGACGCCATCCTCGGACAAACTCATTTTCGTCTATCGCATTCATGGGGCTGCCATGACCGAGAAACAAAATCGGCATGCTCTCAGTATTGGGCAAAGATTTTGTGATGGATGAAAATTCACGCAGTCGCATATTAACTCCGGCTAATGGCATTAATGCCATCGTGTGAATAAATTGTTTTCGATTCATTAGCAAAACTATAAGAATTACTTATCTATTTTACACATGATTTATGCAAATATTGGGTCATTCGAAAATAAAAAACTTTAATCAAAAACCTCCGTTTTTAGCGGAGGTTTTCATTGAACTTCTAAAAGCAGGTTTCACTCGGTCACACTTTTTCTTCCCAAATCTGCGCGATTTCGATAATGGTTTTTACGGCGGCTTCCATGTCTTGCACGGCTACCCACTCCAGTTTGGAATGGAAACTATGCTCACCGGCAAAAATATTGGGGCAAGGTAAACCCATAAACGAAAGCCGTGATCCGTCCGTGCCGCCACGAATCGGTGTCTGGATAGGTTCGATTCCGAGGCGTTTCATCGCTTCGACGGCATACGCTCCGACTTGCGGATGATGATCAAGCACTTCTTTCATATTGCGGTATTGCTCTTTAACTTCGCACTCTACGCGGGCACCCGGAAATTGTGCGGCCGTTTTTTCAGCGAGATCTTTGAGAAAATCTTCTTTTTCTTTGAGCTTTGCCGTCACAAAATCACGAATGATAAAACGTATGGTCGCCAATTCTTCATTGGCTGTAAACGATGTCGGATGAACAAACCCCTCGCGCTTTTCCGTTGTTTCCGGAGAGAGACCGACCTTTGGTAAATTTTCGATAAAATGAGATGCCACCTTGATGGCATTGACCATTTTTCCTTTAGCATATCCGGGGTGGATATTTTTTCCATGAAATCGGATCGTCATACCGTCGGCGCTAAACGTCTCGGTCTCGATTTCGCCGCGACTGGAGCCGTCCACCGTATAGGCATATTTGGCGCCTAATTTTTTTAAATCAATTTTTTCCGTACCGCGACCTACTTCTTCATCCGGTGTAAAACATACTTTGATCGGGCCGTGCTTGACTTCCGGATGAGACAAAAAATAATTAACCGCATCCATGATTTCCGCCACACCGGCTTTATTATCCGCGCCGAGTAGCGTCGTACCATCCGTGGTAATGATGTCAAAGCCGATCATTTTTTCAAGATCAGGGTTGTTTTTCACCTCGATAATTTGATTGGAATCGTTTTTGAGGCGAATATCGCCGCCTTGGTAATTTTTATTGATCACCGGATTGACACCGGCACCGGTCACTGCCGGCGATGTATCCACGTGTGCAATAAATGCAATAGGATCCACGTTTTTGGAGGTATTCCCGGGCAATGTCGCCATCACATAACCATACTCGTCCATGTGCGCATCGGCCAATCCCATCGCTTTCAATTCAGCGGCAAGATCGCGGGATAAATTTTTTTGTTTTTCGGTACTCGGAAAAGAAGTGGACTCTTCATCCGACTGGGTATCGTATTTGACGTATTTCAAAAAACGATCCACGCAGGTAAATGTATACTTGGGATCAAACATAGTTTTGCCCTTAATGGAGTTGTAAATAGTATTGATAAACAATGGTAACTTTTTTTTTGTAAAACATCAAGACACGGCTTACGATTGTACCTATCATTCTATCCGATTATGTTTTACCGCTTGATGTTCATCGCGGGAAATTTTATACTGTGCCCCCACGTAACGAAACTGCAAGGAATTATGGATCAACGATTAAACGATCTTACGGCTTTGGCATACAACCTCTGGTGGTCATGGAATCAAAACGCACAATCAGTTTTCCGCGAATTATCCCCGCAAATCTGGGAGGAAAGCAATCATAACGCAGTTGCGGTTTTGCACGGAACGAGCCACCAAGAATTGCGTGCACGTCTCAACGATTCACATTTTCGTGAAAAGGTGGATCGTGTTATTACGCAGTTTCGCAGCTATATGCAGCACGAAAACACCTGGGGATCGCATCACGCTCAAACGTTTCGTGATAAGCCGGTCGCCTATTTCAGTCCTGAATTTGCATTGCATGAATGTTTACCGATTTATTCGGGCGGGCTCGGCGTCCTATCCGGCGATCATATCAAGTCGGCCAGCGATTTGGATATTCCATTTGTCGGTGTCGGTTTGTTTTATCGTCAGGGTTATTTTCAGCAACATATCGCCATTGACGGTACACAGCAGGAACTCTACCCGCTCAATGATACGACGCACTTGCCTTTGTCACTTCTTTCCGACCGTACCGGAAAACCTGTAGTAACTGTAGTTGAAATCGGACACAGTCTGGTCAGCTTATACTGCTGGCAAGTCAAGGTCGGTCGCGCTCAACTGTATTTGCTCGATAGCAATCATCCGGATAACGAAGAACATTATCGCGAACTGACATCACGCACCTACGGCGGCGATATCATGACGCGCATTTGCCAGGAAATCGTGATGGGAATTGGCGGTGTTCGATTGCTCCGTTCTATCGGAATTCGTCCGTCCGTATATCACATGAATGAAGGCCATAGCGCATTTCTCACACTGGAACTGCTCCGTGAACGTATGCTTGAAGGCCAGCCGATGGATACGGCGCGGGCATGGGTTCGTGAACATTGTGTTTTTACCACGCATACGCCGGTTCCTGCGGGCCATGATCGTTTTAGCCGCGACCTGATGACGTTTGCATTAGCCAACTATTGCGCGATTCTTGGCTTAACGATTGATCAGGTTATGGGCCTGGGACGCGTGCATCCGGACGATGAAAAAGAAACATTTTGTATGACCGTACTGGCGCTCAAAATG
This is a stretch of genomic DNA from bacterium. It encodes these proteins:
- a CDS encoding HAMP domain-containing histidine kinase, with amino-acid sequence MTFRWTMRTRIGVLFSVITMILIIVLSRFSYVAVREVYLDQLSRQVRMSAKAIATDMDMGNLKFVQPHSENSVATQFYKRYLKKKKEGHELASAFIFDATLRIVMTSDDESDYIHPDPTLLLSQSEIERLTPGETSTTLPFLGNDNEWYMWGFCRIDDEYWAGVRAKADQLMYIENLSFVFWFISGTALVFTLFGSFWLAKTITKPIDQMVRFSRSLGRGEWDTEAPKHVKGELASLATAMEQMRTDIQGRHKEKEELLAQIAHEIRNPLGGIELMAGLVYEDMPPESQQSAYIRQIRKEVSGLKNLVHQYLEFGRPAQAIGQLIDIRSLCAEVEQLLLNEIKNKKIKINYNLSVPEIYFDPQHFRQIMLNLFSNAIDALEMYGKIEVVSEMHDSYIHLSIRDNGKGIDQKWLPQVFEPFFTRSGHGNGLGLAICKKLCAVNGATIHIESRLEAGCSVTMRLKQTI
- a CDS encoding methylated-DNA--[protein]-cysteine S-methyltransferase, with amino-acid sequence MEVQEQINYKRIAEAIEYIRVNFKEQPDLDDVAKKVHVSPFHFQRLFTAWAGVSPKKFLQFTTIDYAKSILKDGKISLMDAAMESGLSGTSRLHDLFVNIEGMTPGEYKNGGENLEINYSFSESPFGDILSASTSKGLCYMMFSDDPKSALSQLVSHFPNATYHHKKDSFHKNALNIFNATAPENHSINLHLKGSEFQLKVWEALLKIPFGKLTTYNTIAKEIRKPKASRAVGTAIGSNPVAYLIPCHRVIQSSGNFGGYMWGTTRKTAIIGWEAAKISAQHESVL
- the ygiD gene encoding 4,5-DOPA dioxygenase extradiol; amino-acid sequence: MNRKQFIHTMALMPLAGVNMRLREFSSITKSLPNTESMPILFLGHGSPMNAIDENEFVRGWRRIGELLPKPKAILCISAHWETRGTYVTAMDKPKTIHDFGGFPKSLYEVEYPAPGSPDLALETQSIITKTKVGLDHGQWGLDHGCWSVVKHLYPNADIPIIQMSLDHYQHAEYHYELAKELHVLRQKGILIVGSGNMVHNLRMVAWDKLNDTAYGYDWAIEANETMKQKILTNDHSALIHYDKMGRAFDMAIPTPDHFLPLLYILALQKPDEKISFFNDKPVAGSLTMTSVLIHNE
- the pepT gene encoding peptidase T, whose protein sequence is MFDPKYTFTCVDRFLKYVKYDTQSDEESTSFPSTEKQKNLSRDLAAELKAMGLADAHMDEYGYVMATLPGNTSKNVDPIAFIAHVDTSPAVTGAGVNPVINKNYQGGDIRLKNDSNQIIEVKNNPDLEKMIGFDIITTDGTTLLGADNKAGVAEIMDAVNYFLSHPEVKHGPIKVCFTPDEEVGRGTEKIDLKKLGAKYAYTVDGSSRGEIETETFSADGMTIRFHGKNIHPGYAKGKMVNAIKVASHFIENLPKVGLSPETTEKREGFVHPTSFTANEELATIRFIIRDFVTAKLKEKEDFLKDLAEKTAAQFPGARVECEVKEQYRNMKEVLDHHPQVGAYAVEAMKRLGIEPIQTPIRGGTDGSRLSFMGLPCPNIFAGEHSFHSKLEWVAVQDMEAAVKTIIEIAQIWEEKV
- the glgP gene encoding alpha-glucan family phosphorylase, whose amino-acid sequence is MDQRLNDLTALAYNLWWSWNQNAQSVFRELSPQIWEESNHNAVAVLHGTSHQELRARLNDSHFREKVDRVITQFRSYMQHENTWGSHHAQTFRDKPVAYFSPEFALHECLPIYSGGLGVLSGDHIKSASDLDIPFVGVGLFYRQGYFQQHIAIDGTQQELYPLNDTTHLPLSLLSDRTGKPVVTVVEIGHSLVSLYCWQVKVGRAQLYLLDSNHPDNEEHYRELTSRTYGGDIMTRICQEIVMGIGGVRLLRSIGIRPSVYHMNEGHSAFLTLELLRERMLEGQPMDTARAWVREHCVFTTHTPVPAGHDRFSRDLMTFALANYCAILGLTIDQVMGLGRVHPDDEKETFCMTVLALKMSRASNAVSALHGNVSRNMWKELFPDRPVEQVPISHITNGIHILSWMNKRTRNFWRKFLGENWEQHIKQPDFWQRVADPSFISDEEIWALRYDLRRMLIEFMRVRLKEQQRRAGGDGVRVFSNFFSPDILTIGFARRFATYKRAPMIVQNLERAIQFFNDQDQPIQVVFSGKAHPKDDSGKAFIKRIVELSKHPQLFGKLAFIENYDLYVARFLTSGCDVWLNNPRRPLEASGTSGQKIGIHGGLNLSILDGWWREGYDGTNGFAIGKDESLGNEAEQDRLDEENLYLTLKNEVIPAFYNRDANGIPRVWIQKIRRAMQTLIPVFNTDRMVAEYFETMYRRNS